A region from the Achromobacter seleniivolatilans genome encodes:
- a CDS encoding phytanoyl-CoA dioxygenase family protein, whose translation MEETSLLSEAETARYRDQGYLALKEICPQDEVGYIRRTLLDLFANKTGYNEGAQYDFVSRDDPSKPAKFPSLHDPRHYAPGLLKTAYHERTLDLARQLLGEDAALYGEHALLKPGPHGPETPWHQDEAFRSPDFVYNELSIWLALQPATVENGCMQFIPGSNKWDVLEHRSPGGDKTLHPLECCGDFARDQAVPEPLEPGGITVHDARTLHFTGPNTSPSPRLAYILIYNTPPVYKPGRREFPWLEGRWTDSQTRKKQWHKRGGLAVDVMRRLPGARLTSPRWVAWATIRAVSKVWPR comes from the coding sequence GGGTTACCTGGCCCTGAAGGAAATATGCCCGCAGGACGAAGTGGGCTACATCCGCCGGACGTTGCTGGATCTGTTCGCGAACAAAACCGGCTACAACGAGGGGGCGCAGTACGACTTCGTCAGCCGGGATGATCCGTCCAAGCCTGCCAAGTTTCCCAGTTTGCACGATCCGCGCCATTATGCCCCTGGTCTACTGAAGACGGCCTATCACGAGCGTACGCTCGATCTCGCGCGGCAACTGCTGGGTGAGGACGCGGCGCTGTATGGCGAGCACGCCTTGCTTAAACCCGGTCCGCACGGGCCGGAGACGCCGTGGCACCAGGATGAAGCGTTCCGCTCGCCCGATTTTGTCTACAACGAACTGAGCATCTGGCTGGCGCTGCAACCGGCGACGGTCGAAAACGGCTGCATGCAATTCATACCCGGGTCGAACAAGTGGGACGTGCTGGAGCACCGTTCGCCGGGTGGCGACAAGACCCTGCATCCGCTGGAATGCTGCGGCGACTTTGCGCGCGACCAGGCGGTGCCTGAACCGCTGGAGCCAGGCGGGATCACCGTGCACGATGCCCGCACGCTGCATTTCACGGGGCCGAATACGTCGCCGTCGCCTCGGCTGGCCTACATTCTGATCTACAACACGCCGCCGGTATACAAGCCCGGGCGCCGTGAGTTTCCATGGCTGGAGGGCCGTTGGACGGACAGTCAGACCCGTAAAAAGCAGTGGCACAAGCGCGGCGGTCTGGCCGTGGATGTGATGCGCCGCCTGCCGGGCGCGCGCTTGACCAGCCCGCGGTGGGTGGCTTGGGCCACGATCCGCGCGGTGTCCAAGGTCTGGCCGCGATAG
- a CDS encoding ABC transporter ATP-binding protein, translating to MSFLRLDNVSKNYGDLRVVSDLSLSVEQGEFVSLLGPSGCGKTTTLQMIAGFADVTRGKITLDGRDITHAKPNTRGLGIVFQSYALFPHLTVADNVAFGLKMRKVDRAERAERVREALALVKLDKHADRFPRELSGGQRQRVALSRALVIRPPVLLLDEPLSNLDAKLREDMQFELRSIQKKIGTTTVMVTHDQSEALSISDRVVVMEDGRATQVDAPYRMYEHPQTEFISRFVGKTNLLPGRVTRCGAQAEIETGALRVLVDGEGLRHGDNVQLSLRPEKLVPVAAGLGKLACVVNTRYFLGSQWMYDLDSPVGALTILTPNDGRRPHDDGDTIGLDWAEGVLRVLRMPVAQEA from the coding sequence ATGTCATTTCTGCGGCTGGACAACGTCTCCAAGAACTACGGCGACCTGCGCGTCGTTTCCGATCTGAGCCTATCGGTTGAACAAGGAGAGTTTGTGTCCTTGCTGGGCCCATCCGGTTGCGGCAAGACCACGACCCTGCAAATGATTGCGGGTTTTGCCGACGTGACCCGCGGCAAGATCACGCTGGACGGGCGCGACATCACCCACGCAAAACCGAACACGCGCGGGCTGGGCATCGTGTTCCAGAGCTATGCGCTGTTTCCGCACCTGACCGTGGCTGACAACGTGGCCTTCGGCTTGAAGATGCGCAAGGTGGATCGCGCCGAGCGCGCAGAGCGCGTGCGAGAGGCCCTGGCGCTGGTGAAACTGGACAAGCATGCCGATCGCTTCCCGCGTGAACTGTCCGGGGGGCAGCGGCAACGCGTGGCGCTGTCGCGCGCGTTGGTCATCCGGCCGCCGGTGTTGCTGCTGGATGAACCGCTGTCCAACCTGGATGCCAAGCTGCGTGAGGACATGCAGTTTGAGTTGCGCAGCATTCAGAAAAAGATCGGCACCACGACGGTGATGGTGACGCATGACCAGTCCGAGGCGCTGTCCATCAGCGATCGCGTGGTGGTGATGGAAGACGGCCGCGCAACCCAGGTGGATGCGCCCTATCGCATGTACGAACATCCCCAAACCGAGTTCATCTCACGCTTTGTGGGTAAGACCAATCTGCTGCCCGGCCGCGTGACGCGCTGCGGTGCGCAGGCCGAAATCGAAACAGGCGCGCTGCGTGTGCTGGTGGATGGCGAAGGGCTGCGCCATGGCGACAACGTGCAACTGTCATTGCGCCCCGAGAAACTGGTGCCGGTGGCGGCGGGACTGGGCAAGCTGGCCTGTGTCGTCAATACGCGCTATTTCCTGGGCAGCCAGTGGATGTATGACCTGGACTCGCCCGTGGGGGCGTTGACCATCCTGACCCCCAACGACGGCCGCCGCCCGCATGATGACGGCGACACGATAGGCCTGGATTGGGCGGAAGGCGTGCTGCGCGTCTTGCGCATGCCTGTGGCGCAAGAGGCCTGA
- a CDS encoding alpha-hydroxy acid oxidase, protein MTANLSTITCIEDLRAIAQKRVPRMFYDYADSGAWTEGTYRANESDFHKIKLRQRVAVNMEGRSLRTTMVGQDVVMPLAISPTGLTGMQHADGEILAAKAAADFGVPFTLSTMSICSLEDVAEATKKPFWFQLYVMRDREFVANLIDRAKAAGCSALVLTLDLQILGQRHKDIKNGLSTPPKPTLRNLINLATKPRWCMGMLGTKRRTFGNIVGHAKGVSDLSSLSSWTAEQFDPRLSWDDVEWIKQRWGGKLIIKGILDVEDAQLAANSGADALIVSNHGGRQLDGAMSSIAALPSIADAVGSKIEVWMDGGIRSGQDILKAVALGARGTMIGRAFLYGLGAYGQAGVTRVLELLYKEMDTTMALCGRRTIEPGDRSILLPGTYPN, encoded by the coding sequence ATGACCGCTAACCTTTCTACGATCACCTGCATCGAAGATTTGCGCGCTATTGCGCAAAAGCGCGTGCCGCGCATGTTCTACGACTACGCCGACTCCGGCGCCTGGACCGAGGGCACGTACCGCGCCAATGAGAGCGACTTTCACAAGATCAAGCTGCGCCAGCGCGTAGCGGTGAACATGGAAGGCCGGTCGTTGCGCACCACCATGGTGGGTCAGGATGTGGTGATGCCGCTGGCCATTTCGCCCACCGGGCTTACCGGGATGCAGCATGCGGACGGAGAAATCCTGGCCGCCAAGGCCGCGGCCGATTTCGGCGTGCCGTTCACGTTATCCACGATGAGCATCTGCTCTCTGGAAGATGTGGCCGAAGCGACCAAAAAGCCTTTCTGGTTTCAGCTCTACGTGATGCGCGACCGCGAATTCGTGGCCAACCTGATCGACCGCGCAAAAGCCGCCGGCTGCTCGGCGCTGGTGCTGACACTGGACTTGCAGATCCTGGGCCAGCGTCACAAAGACATCAAGAATGGCTTGTCGACGCCGCCCAAGCCCACCTTGCGCAACCTGATCAATCTGGCGACCAAGCCGCGCTGGTGCATGGGCATGCTGGGTACCAAGCGCCGCACCTTTGGCAACATCGTTGGCCACGCCAAGGGCGTGAGCGATTTGTCTTCGCTGTCGTCGTGGACGGCCGAGCAGTTTGATCCGCGCCTGAGCTGGGACGATGTGGAATGGATCAAGCAGCGCTGGGGCGGCAAGCTCATCATCAAGGGCATCCTGGATGTGGAAGACGCGCAACTGGCTGCCAATAGCGGCGCCGATGCGCTGATTGTCAGCAACCATGGCGGCCGTCAGCTGGATGGCGCCATGTCGTCGATTGCAGCGCTGCCGTCGATTGCCGATGCCGTCGGTTCGAAGATCGAAGTGTGGATGGACGGTGGCATCCGTTCGGGTCAGGACATCCTCAAGGCCGTGGCGCTGGGCGCGCGCGGCACGATGATCGGCCGCGCCTTCCTGTACGGCCTGGGCGCGTACGGCCAGGCAGGCGTGACCCGCGTGCTGGAACTGCTCTACAAGGAAATGGATACGACGATGGCGCTGTGCGGCCGCCGTACGATCGAGCCCGGCGACCGCAGCATCCTGCTGCCGGGTACGTATCCGAACTGA
- a CDS encoding ABC transporter permease: protein MATLTQPGASSAPKPRNEGLLAILGSIPLAIVFLTLVLTPLGLTLVLSFRPFDYSAGILPGHTFEHYLAVVTDSYFLEIFWRTFWIAGVTTLICVLIGAPEAYILSRMGKPWRSIFLLVVLSPLLISLVVRAFGWSMLLGPSGAIGKAAAALGLGPLLYTPTAVIIGLVHVMLPFMVIPVWTSLQKLDPTVEHAALSLNASRFQTLTRIVLPQAMPGILSGSLIVFGLSASSFAIPALLGGRRLKMVATVVYDEFLTELNWPLGAAIAIILLVVNVIIMMAYNRVVERSYRRSLG, encoded by the coding sequence ATGGCGACTCTGACGCAACCGGGCGCATCCAGCGCGCCCAAGCCGCGCAACGAAGGCTTGCTGGCCATTCTGGGATCGATCCCGTTGGCCATCGTTTTCCTGACGCTGGTGCTGACGCCCTTGGGGCTGACGCTGGTGTTGTCTTTCCGACCGTTCGATTACAGCGCCGGGATTCTGCCGGGCCACACTTTCGAACATTATCTGGCGGTCGTCACCGACAGCTATTTTCTGGAAATCTTCTGGCGTACCTTCTGGATTGCAGGCGTCACAACGCTGATCTGCGTGCTGATCGGCGCGCCCGAGGCCTACATCCTGTCGCGCATGGGCAAGCCGTGGCGGTCGATATTTCTATTGGTGGTGTTGTCGCCGCTGCTGATTTCGCTGGTGGTGCGCGCCTTTGGCTGGAGCATGTTGCTGGGCCCGAGCGGCGCAATCGGCAAGGCCGCCGCCGCGCTGGGATTGGGACCGCTGTTGTACACGCCCACCGCGGTCATCATCGGCCTGGTTCACGTGATGCTGCCCTTCATGGTGATTCCCGTTTGGACGTCATTGCAGAAGTTGGACCCCACCGTGGAACATGCCGCGTTGTCGCTGAATGCCTCGCGGTTTCAGACGCTGACGCGCATCGTGCTGCCGCAGGCCATGCCGGGCATTTTGTCGGGCAGCCTGATTGTGTTTGGGTTGTCGGCCAGTTCCTTCGCCATCCCTGCCCTGCTGGGCGGCCGGCGGCTGAAGATGGTGGCGACCGTGGTGTACGACGAATTTCTGACCGAGCTGAATTGGCCCTTGGGCGCCGCGATTGCGATCATTTTGCTGGTGGTGAATGTGATCATCATGATGGCGTACAACCGCGTTGTTGAACGCTCTTACCGGCGCAGTCTGGGCTGA
- a CDS encoding FAD/NAD(P)-dependent oxidoreductase: protein MSIVMPVIIGAGPAGVRAAQALVAQGLRPVILDEGLRPGGQIYRQPPPGFKRSKSVLYGFEHRKAKAVHDTMQELLSQVDYRPGSLVWNAEGKTLDVLRDGVSTAVPYTHLILATGATDRVLPFPGWLTPGVYTLGGSQVALKFQGCAIGSSVVFMGTGPLLYLVAYQYAKAGAKVAAVLDTSRFGDRLAALPGMLRAPGLLAKGLYYMGWLRAHGVPLHSGVRPVAVHGGDRVTGLSYRQDGQTRTVDCDAVAYGLALRSETQLASLLGCQFEFNTRDRNWTPLRDAAGRSSVPGIYVAGDGAAIAGADAAELSGERAALALLEDTAAHYDAQRAQVLEARLAANSRVRDALERAFPFPVDWAESIADDTVICRCEEVTAGTLRHAARDTGAQEMNRLKALTRVGMGRCQGRMCGTAAAEVLAHAVGRKPADVGRLRNQPPVKPIPVRVVCLERPEKVST from the coding sequence ATGAGCATTGTGATGCCGGTGATTATTGGCGCAGGGCCTGCTGGCGTACGTGCAGCCCAGGCGCTGGTGGCGCAGGGACTGCGGCCCGTCATTCTGGACGAAGGGTTGCGGCCCGGCGGCCAGATCTACCGCCAGCCGCCGCCAGGGTTCAAGCGCTCGAAATCTGTCCTGTATGGATTCGAACATCGCAAGGCAAAAGCCGTGCACGACACCATGCAGGAGCTGCTGTCCCAGGTGGACTACCGCCCAGGCAGTCTGGTGTGGAACGCAGAAGGCAAGACGCTGGACGTTCTGCGTGATGGCGTCAGCACGGCGGTGCCGTATACCCACTTGATTCTGGCTACCGGAGCGACGGACCGCGTGTTGCCGTTTCCCGGCTGGCTGACGCCGGGCGTCTACACCTTGGGCGGTTCCCAGGTGGCCTTGAAGTTTCAAGGATGCGCGATTGGTTCGAGCGTGGTGTTCATGGGCACCGGACCCCTGCTGTATCTGGTCGCCTATCAATATGCCAAGGCCGGCGCCAAGGTCGCTGCGGTGCTCGACACCTCGCGCTTTGGCGACCGTCTGGCGGCGTTGCCGGGCATGTTGCGCGCGCCGGGGTTGCTGGCCAAGGGTCTGTACTACATGGGATGGTTACGTGCGCATGGCGTGCCGCTGCATAGCGGTGTGCGTCCCGTGGCCGTTCATGGCGGCGACCGCGTGACCGGCCTGAGCTACCGCCAAGACGGCCAGACGCGCACGGTGGATTGCGATGCCGTGGCCTACGGGCTGGCGCTGCGGTCGGAAACCCAATTGGCGAGTCTGCTGGGATGCCAGTTTGAATTCAACACGCGCGACCGCAACTGGACACCGTTGCGCGATGCGGCCGGACGCAGCAGCGTGCCGGGTATCTATGTGGCGGGAGACGGCGCGGCCATCGCAGGCGCCGATGCTGCTGAATTGTCAGGCGAGCGCGCCGCGCTGGCGTTGCTGGAAGATACGGCGGCTCACTACGATGCACAACGCGCCCAAGTGCTGGAAGCCCGGTTGGCTGCAAATAGCCGTGTGCGGGACGCGCTGGAACGCGCCTTTCCTTTTCCTGTGGATTGGGCTGAGAGCATCGCAGATGACACCGTCATCTGCCGCTGCGAGGAAGTGACCGCAGGCACCCTGCGCCACGCCGCGCGCGATACTGGCGCACAAGAAATGAACCGCTTGAAAGCGCTGACGCGTGTGGGCATGGGCCGCTGCCAGGGCCGCATGTGCGGCACGGCGGCGGCGGAAGTGCTGGCGCATGCTGTGGGCCGTAAGCCGGCTGATGTTGGACGCTTGCGCAATCAGCCGCCGGTCAAGCCGATACCGGTGCGTGTCGTGTGCCTGGAGCGGCCGGAAAAGGTGTCGACATGA
- a CDS encoding IclR family transcriptional regulator, translating into MKKSETTEDSSGQGVLQRAFAVLRVLADAKGEKLRLTDIAARTGQAQATVHRVLQGLMQEGVVEQPAQSKGYQLSVAFFSLAAAAGTHQSSLRSLYRPALLRLSGMLNDTVFLLVRSGFDAVCVDRVDGAFPVRSHTGDIGGRVPLGMGQGGLVLLASLPEAEREEVIRFNIPRLHHLGFVDEISMRVRIRECLELRYARSQGQGVFPNIAGLAVPIYDPNGVTVAALSVAAPIERINDERLPLIVEMLRREADAVGAQINPFDPALRRPSQYLGAGNGA; encoded by the coding sequence ATGAAGAAATCAGAGACAACGGAAGATTCCAGCGGCCAGGGCGTGCTGCAACGCGCCTTTGCCGTACTGCGCGTGCTGGCGGATGCCAAAGGCGAAAAGCTGCGCCTGACCGACATCGCGGCGCGTACCGGCCAAGCCCAGGCAACCGTGCACCGCGTGCTGCAAGGGCTGATGCAAGAGGGCGTCGTGGAACAACCCGCGCAAAGCAAGGGTTACCAGCTCAGCGTGGCCTTCTTCTCGCTGGCGGCAGCGGCGGGCACCCATCAGTCCAGCCTGCGCTCTCTGTACCGTCCCGCTTTGCTGCGCTTGTCGGGCATGCTGAACGACACCGTCTTTCTACTGGTGCGCAGCGGGTTTGATGCGGTTTGCGTGGACCGAGTGGATGGCGCCTTCCCGGTGCGCTCGCACACAGGCGATATCGGCGGACGGGTGCCGCTCGGCATGGGTCAGGGCGGCCTGGTGTTGCTGGCCAGCCTGCCGGAAGCCGAGCGCGAAGAAGTGATCCGCTTCAACATTCCGCGGCTGCATCACCTGGGTTTCGTGGACGAAATCTCGATGCGGGTGCGCATCCGGGAATGCCTGGAACTGCGGTACGCGCGCAGCCAGGGGCAGGGCGTGTTTCCCAATATCGCAGGGCTGGCGGTGCCCATCTACGACCCGAACGGCGTCACCGTGGCGGCGTTGAGCGTTGCCGCCCCCATTGAACGCATCAACGACGAACGCCTGCCGCTCATTGTGGAGATGCTGCGCCGCGAAGCGGACGCCGTGGGCGCGCAGATCAATCCCTTTGATCCCGCGCTGCGCCGGCCCAGCCAATATTTGGGCGCGGGCAATGGCGCGTGA
- a CDS encoding (2Fe-2S)-binding protein: MAILKRLAETGRPALSFTLDGQTCTALAGDTVLTAVLTQADRLRHSEFGGGPRAGFCMMGACQDCWVQLEDGSRVRACSTFIEPGMRLQSAALAPVAVPGTLAAAAWPEDDAS; encoded by the coding sequence ATGGCAATACTGAAACGCTTGGCCGAAACCGGCCGGCCCGCTTTGAGCTTTACGCTGGACGGTCAGACCTGCACAGCCTTGGCCGGCGACACGGTACTGACGGCGGTGTTGACTCAGGCTGACCGCCTGCGGCATTCCGAATTTGGCGGCGGCCCGCGCGCGGGCTTTTGCATGATGGGCGCGTGCCAGGACTGCTGGGTGCAGTTGGAAGACGGATCGCGTGTGCGCGCCTGTTCCACCTTCATCGAGCCCGGCATGCGTCTGCAAAGCGCCGCGCTGGCGCCTGTTGCCGTGCCCGGCACGCTAGCGGCGGCTGCCTGGCCAGAGGACGACGCATCATGA
- a CDS encoding ABC transporter permease: MQKNGPFALAFNFLVVAFVLAPLLIVCLVAFTPDTTLTVPTTQFSLRWFYAVFEHPNFMQAFKNSLWLAFLSATIAVCLAVPAAIAITRYRFPGRDALNGLFLSPLMIPHLVLGVALLRFFALMGMAGSFPWLVASHVVVITPYVMRLVIGALVGFDRSIEHAALSLGASRATVFFQVTLPLIIPGVSGGWLLAFINSFDELTMSVFITAPSTITLPVRMYMYATESIDPMMAAVSALVIGLTAVTMLLLDRVYGLDRVLVGQK, translated from the coding sequence ATGCAGAAGAACGGTCCTTTCGCGCTGGCCTTTAACTTTCTGGTGGTGGCGTTTGTGTTGGCGCCGCTGCTTATCGTGTGTCTGGTGGCGTTCACGCCCGACACCACGCTCACGGTGCCCACCACGCAGTTTTCACTGCGCTGGTTCTATGCGGTCTTCGAGCACCCCAACTTCATGCAGGCGTTCAAGAACAGCCTGTGGCTGGCCTTTTTGTCGGCCACCATCGCGGTGTGTCTGGCAGTGCCCGCGGCAATCGCCATCACGCGCTATCGCTTTCCCGGCCGGGACGCGCTGAACGGCCTGTTCCTGTCGCCACTGATGATTCCGCATCTGGTGTTGGGCGTGGCCTTGTTGCGTTTCTTTGCGCTGATGGGCATGGCCGGCAGCTTTCCGTGGCTGGTGGCCAGCCATGTCGTGGTGATCACGCCATACGTGATGCGGCTGGTGATTGGCGCGCTGGTCGGGTTTGACCGGTCAATCGAACACGCCGCGCTGTCGCTGGGCGCAAGCCGCGCGACGGTATTTTTCCAGGTGACCTTGCCTTTGATCATTCCTGGCGTGTCGGGCGGCTGGCTGCTGGCCTTTATCAACAGCTTTGACGAGCTGACGATGTCGGTGTTCATCACAGCGCCGTCCACGATCACATTGCCGGTGCGCATGTACATGTACGCCACGGAATCCATAGACCCGATGATGGCGGCCGTGTCCGCACTGGTCATCGGCCTGACCGCCGTGACGATGCTGCTGCTGGATCGCGTGTACGGGTTGGACCGCGTGCTGGTGGGGCAAAAATGA